Proteins from a genomic interval of Rhipicephalus microplus isolate Deutch F79 chromosome 6, USDA_Rmic, whole genome shotgun sequence:
- the LOC119166888 gene encoding nicotinamide riboside kinase 1, which translates to MLNNWMFVGVSGVTNGGKTSLVNHLRKAFEGCVVLHQDDFFRSKFDPKHEMITELNHANWEALSSVDWDALMDAVTACTSRQPSGLRLLIIDGHIIFNNPRLNELFDKRYFFTLPREECYARRLTRTYDPADVPGYFDKVVWPMYIKNLQEIKDAHIDVTYLDGTHDMGELHKTVLQDLRGFLEGRNGRC; encoded by the coding sequence ATGCTGAACAACTGGATGTTCGTCGGAGTTTCCGGCGTCACGAACGGCGGCAAGACTTCGCTCGTGAACCACCTTCGAAAGGCCTTCGAGGGTTGCGTGGTGCTGCATCAGGACGACTTCTTCCGCTCGAAGTTCGACCCAAAACACGAAATGATCACCGAACTGAACCACGCCAACTGGGAGGCTCTGTCGAGCGTCGACTGGGACGCGCTGATGGACGCCGTCACTGCCTGCACGTCGCGTCAGCCGTCTGGTCTGCGACTGCTCATAATCGACGGCCACATCATCTTCAATAATCCCAGACTGAACGAGTTGTTCGATAAGCGCTACTTCTTTACGCTGCCGCGAGAGGAGTGTTACGCGAGGCGCTTGACTCGCACCTACGACCCGGCTGACGTGCCCGGGTACTTCGATAAAGTCGTGTGGCCCATGTACATCAAGAACTTGCAGGAGATCAAGGACGCCCATATCGACGTCACTTACCTGGACGGGACGCACGACATGGGCGAACTTCACAAGACAGTGCTCCAAGACTTGCGAGGCTTTTTGGAAGGCCGCAACGGCCGCTGTTGA